One window from the genome of Zymoseptoria tritici IPO323 chromosome 11, whole genome shotgun sequence encodes:
- a CDS encoding hydrophobin-like protein (Hydrophobin. Similar to class II hydrophobins), whose translation MQFIILALAALAAAAPGGAPSYGGSGSGMAGGMAGGHGGSGGYSGGSNNGGSNGGSNGGSSNGGSNGGSNGGKFQCSAPLQSSPQCCAVNALGVASLPCNAPTRDIESREDFVKYCGQSGATAQCCVLPALGAGVACEEVKSN comes from the exons ATGCAgttcatcatcctcgccctTGCTGCCCTCGCGGCTGCCGCTCCTGGCGGCGCTCCCAGCTACGGTGGCAGTGGCAGTGGCATGGCCGGTGGCATGGCCGGTGGCCACGGAGGTAGCGGCGGCTACTCTGGCGGCTCCAACAACGGTGGCTCCAACGGTGGTTCCAACGGCGGCTCCTCCAACGGTGGTTCCAACGGTGGTTCCAACGGAGGCAAATTCCAATGCTCTGCGCCCCTCCAGAGCAGCCCACAGTGCTGCGCTGTCAACGCGCTCGGGGTTGCTTCCCTTCCCTGCAATGCCC CCACTCGCGACATCGAATCGAGGGAGGACTTTGTCAAGTACTGCGGCCAGTCTGGCGCCACCGCTCAGTGCTGCGTCTTGCCTGCT CTCGGTGCCGGCGTCGCCTGCGAGGAGGTCAAGTCCAACTAG